One Methanobacterium sp. genomic region harbors:
- a CDS encoding ATP-binding cassette domain-containing protein, protein MDEYVIEAQNLTKKYGDFLAVDNLNLKIKKGEVFGFLGPNGAGKTTSISMMVGLLRPSSGKVLINNKEVEKIDKGTIGICPQELVLWENLTCYESLKLMGDMYEIPKDKLDQRIKTLLKDLFLTDKADTVVSNLSGGMKRRLNLALAVIHQPEIVLLDEPSEGLDPQSRRVLWNYIRSLRDDEGKTVILTTHLMDEADRLSDRVAIIDHGQLLKLDTPKNLKKEVGEGDIVEMTLSNQNNGDVIKYLENLKDIISVAELDGKINLRAFDAVGKLPKIIGALEESNVNIDDLAIRQNTLEDVFIELTGTGLRE, encoded by the coding sequence ATGGATGAATATGTAATAGAGGCTCAAAATCTCACCAAAAAATATGGTGATTTTTTAGCTGTAGACAATTTAAACTTAAAAATAAAAAAAGGAGAAGTCTTTGGTTTTTTAGGTCCAAATGGGGCCGGAAAGACGACTTCAATCAGTATGATGGTAGGGCTGCTACGTCCTTCCAGCGGTAAAGTTCTGATCAACAATAAAGAAGTAGAAAAGATTGATAAAGGGACCATTGGCATATGTCCTCAGGAACTTGTTCTCTGGGAAAATCTTACATGCTACGAAAGCCTTAAACTTATGGGAGATATGTATGAGATACCCAAAGATAAACTGGATCAAAGGATAAAAACTCTTTTAAAAGATCTTTTCCTTACAGATAAAGCTGACACAGTAGTTTCTAACCTTTCAGGAGGTATGAAGCGTCGTTTAAATCTTGCACTTGCTGTAATTCACCAGCCAGAAATAGTACTTTTAGACGAACCGTCAGAAGGTCTTGATCCTCAGTCACGTCGTGTATTATGGAATTACATCCGATCACTTCGGGATGATGAAGGTAAAACCGTTATTTTAACAACACACCTTATGGATGAAGCAGACAGGTTAAGCGATCGAGTTGCTATAATTGACCACGGCCAGCTGCTTAAATTAGATACCCCTAAAAATCTCAAAAAAGAGGTAGGAGAAGGAGATATTGTTGAAATGACCCTTTCTAACCAGAATAATGGAGATGTCATAAAGTATCTTGAAAACCTAAAGGATATCATATCTGTCGCGGAGTTAGACGGGAAGATTAATTTAAGAGCATTTGATGCTGTAGGAAAACTTCCAAAGATTATTGGAGCTCTTGAAGAATCTAATGTTAACATAGATGATCTTGCTATACGACAAAACACTTTAGAAGATGTTTTCATCGAGTTAACAGGGACAGGGCTCAGGGAGTGA
- a CDS encoding ABC transporter permease, with the protein MKFMSIASKDLKELLRDRRGLFFILLFPLFFMLIFGFAYGNMGENNEPHSIAVVNYDQGVTIPGGTNINFGDKTTDTLKDVKYPENDTNMFNVTLTSEAEADNLVKQRSVDAEIIIPENFSKSISTLTPSTVIVRGDTGYSGFGITQAMLSSVLGEYQTKLAANIENNGNNQSEKLIQGKIEGLPGTESFTAFDYLAPGMMVFAILMLATSVATILTREVESGTLRRLKLSKMTSFDFLFGGLLPWSLVAAAQVLILFAVAIGIGFHWQGGIESIILAVIIGIIGGIASISLGMIIASFARSPPQAGQLGTLVAVPLTFMVGAFFQLPQMVIGSFMGQQIQVYDILPWYHVANALRYVLTYTVSWDTIMYQIVWAVVLSAILFVIGVFLFSRNRLRPDNS; encoded by the coding sequence ATGAAATTCATGAGTATAGCTTCAAAAGATTTAAAAGAACTTTTAAGGGACAGAAGAGGATTATTCTTCATACTGTTATTCCCACTATTCTTTATGTTAATTTTCGGATTTGCATATGGGAATATGGGTGAAAACAATGAACCACATAGTATTGCAGTAGTTAACTATGATCAGGGCGTGACAATACCTGGTGGAACCAATATAAACTTTGGGGACAAGACTACAGATACGCTAAAGGATGTCAAGTATCCAGAAAATGATACAAATATGTTTAATGTCACTTTAACATCAGAGGCAGAGGCAGATAATCTTGTAAAACAGAGAAGTGTAGACGCAGAAATTATAATTCCAGAGAATTTCTCTAAATCTATTTCAACTTTAACACCGTCAACAGTCATCGTCCGTGGTGATACTGGTTATTCTGGATTTGGAATTACTCAAGCCATGCTGTCAAGTGTTTTAGGAGAATATCAAACTAAATTAGCCGCTAACATCGAAAATAATGGAAATAATCAATCAGAAAAGCTTATTCAAGGCAAAATAGAAGGCTTGCCTGGAACAGAATCTTTTACAGCCTTTGACTATCTTGCACCGGGAATGATGGTATTTGCAATATTAATGCTTGCAACCAGTGTAGCGACAATACTAACAAGAGAAGTAGAAAGTGGAACCCTTAGACGCCTGAAACTCTCTAAAATGACCTCATTTGATTTCCTATTTGGCGGTCTTTTGCCATGGTCACTTGTTGCAGCTGCACAAGTATTAATTCTCTTTGCAGTGGCTATAGGGATAGGATTCCACTGGCAGGGAGGTATTGAGTCAATCATACTGGCAGTGATCATTGGTATAATCGGAGGTATAGCTTCCATATCTCTGGGAATGATCATAGCATCCTTTGCAAGAAGCCCCCCACAGGCAGGTCAGCTTGGAACTCTAGTAGCAGTACCTTTAACATTCATGGTTGGTGCATTCTTCCAGCTGCCGCAGATGGTAATTGGCAGTTTCATGGGACAGCAAATCCAGGTTTATGATATTCTCCCATGGTATCATGTTGCAAACGCGCTGCGTTATGTTCTGACATATACCGTTAGTTGGGACACTATCATGTATCAAATAGTTTGGGCAGTTGTTCTTTCAGCCATTCTTTTTGTTATAGGAGTATTCCTATTTTCAAGAAACAGATTAAGGCCAGATAATAGTTAA
- a CDS encoding methyltransferase domain-containing protein, with the protein MAESEKHFHHGRSSKEILDSNRVLSTVGLKKGDTFLDAGCGDGYMSLTASKIVGNEGKIIAVDVWEESINAFKEKIESNNIKNIDAEVANITQKIPVDDESIDILYMGNVLHGFVENNEVETVMKEIQRVIKKGGSFAVVEFKKEESTHGPPLHVRITPEDIEEIVKNYGFAVNKVEEVGTYHYATILTKN; encoded by the coding sequence ATGGCAGAATCTGAAAAACATTTTCATCACGGGCGTTCAAGTAAAGAAATTCTGGACTCAAATAGAGTTTTAAGTACAGTTGGACTTAAAAAAGGAGATACATTTCTAGATGCTGGTTGTGGAGATGGATATATGTCTCTTACAGCCTCAAAAATAGTTGGCAATGAAGGTAAAATCATCGCTGTTGATGTTTGGGAAGAATCAATTAATGCATTTAAAGAAAAAATCGAAAGCAATAATATCAAAAATATAGATGCAGAAGTTGCAAATATAACCCAAAAAATACCAGTAGATGATGAAAGTATTGACATACTGTACATGGGTAATGTTCTACATGGGTTTGTTGAAAACAATGAAGTTGAAACTGTAATGAAAGAAATACAGAGGGTAATTAAGAAAGGAGGGTCATTCGCTGTGGTTGAATTTAAAAAAGAAGAAAGTACCCATGGTCCACCATTACATGTCAGAATCACACCAGAAGACATAGAAGAAATAGTTAAAAATTATGGATTTGCCGTAAATAAAGTGGAAGAAGTCGGTACCTATCACTATGCTACAATATTAACTAAGAACTAA
- the mtrA gene encoding tetrahydromethanopterin S-methyltransferase subunit A, with amino-acid sequence MAEKKSPAEGWPVINGDYVVGDPESPVAATTLGSHNEQIPVDAGAAIAGPCKTENLGIEKMVANLISNPNIRFLILCGSEVQGHITGQSIEALHANGLDEKRKISGATGAIPFIENIPDEGLERFQQQMEIVSMIDVEDAGQIQGKVKECIEKDPGAYEEEPIAIRLDELEKILSKKEEIAEAET; translated from the coding sequence TTGGCTGAAAAGAAATCACCAGCAGAAGGATGGCCAGTAATTAACGGAGATTACGTGGTAGGGGATCCTGAAAGCCCTGTAGCAGCGACAACACTCGGATCACACAACGAACAAATTCCAGTAGATGCCGGAGCCGCCATAGCAGGTCCATGTAAAACCGAAAACTTAGGAATCGAAAAGATGGTTGCAAACCTGATATCAAACCCCAACATAAGATTCCTCATATTGTGCGGATCAGAAGTACAGGGACACATTACAGGCCAAAGCATAGAAGCTCTACACGCTAATGGTCTAGACGAAAAAAGAAAAATATCAGGTGCAACAGGCGCAATACCTTTCATCGAAAACATTCCCGATGAAGGGCTAGAAAGGTTCCAGCAGCAAATGGAAATTGTAAGTATGATTGACGTAGAAGATGCCGGACAAATCCAGGGCAAAGTTAAAGAGTGCATTGAAAAAGATCCAGGCGCATACGAAGAAGAACCAATCGCCATAAGACTAGATGAATTAGAAAAAATTCTATCCAAAAAAGAAGAAATTGCAGAAGCAGAAACATGA
- a CDS encoding archaeosine tRNA-ribosyltransferase: MLEIKRHDGPARLGNYDELKTPAVFKPGIEFKIIKDEPMPYDVPKELAKWSVNRTIENAKESKEKGIGVIHGGKYLDLRIKCAKELDKLGITTFLIANPKELMRQPWDLVDIIVNIRENINPNAALYFSFVDINFIPLLAYMGVDLFGDFSCDFYAYLNIMQTPSANYDITKYQIYDLDFEELKAYNKNTLDFVIKEIQENIKNMTLRNLVDERCCTSPEAMSALRILDKKYADFLKKYMPLY; this comes from the coding sequence ATGCTTGAAATAAAACGACATGATGGTCCAGCAAGGCTTGGAAATTATGATGAATTAAAAACACCGGCTGTTTTTAAACCAGGTATTGAATTTAAGATTATAAAGGATGAACCAATGCCATATGATGTCCCAAAGGAACTGGCAAAATGGTCTGTTAACCGGACAATTGAAAATGCAAAAGAAAGTAAAGAAAAGGGCATTGGAGTTATTCACGGCGGAAAATATCTGGATTTAAGAATAAAATGTGCAAAAGAATTAGATAAACTTGGAATCACCACATTTCTAATAGCAAATCCCAAAGAGCTTATGAGACAACCATGGGATCTGGTTGATATAATCGTAAACATAAGAGAAAATATAAACCCAAATGCAGCACTGTATTTTTCATTTGTAGACATTAATTTTATCCCGTTACTTGCTTATATGGGTGTAGACCTATTTGGAGACTTTTCATGCGACTTTTATGCTTATCTAAATATTATGCAAACTCCATCTGCAAATTACGATATAACTAAATATCAGATTTATGATCTGGATTTTGAAGAGCTTAAAGCGTACAATAAAAATACCCTGGACTTTGTAATTAAAGAGATACAGGAAAATATCAAAAATATGACCCTTAGAAATTTAGTAGATGAGCGATGCTGCACTTCCCCCGAAGCTATGTCTGCACTTAGAATACTTGATAAAAAATATGCTGATTTTTTAAAGAAATACATGCCTTTATATTAA
- a CDS encoding CDP-alcohol phosphatidyltransferase family protein: MKINKLILVPTGTTAFRIVLSILFLDLLINNMKIVAILVFLLAVITDAFDGYFARKLGVSSDYGAYFDITADFILVLVAFLTFIIIGIYPYWLLLLIILVFLQFILTSKLKVLVYDPVGKYYGAFLFAVILVTLISPPIFYGFLLIATLLFTILSLISRYLFFIFRKTVEK, encoded by the coding sequence ATGAAGATCAACAAATTAATCTTAGTTCCAACAGGAACAACCGCCTTTAGAATTGTATTATCCATTCTATTTTTAGACTTGCTTATAAATAACATGAAAATAGTGGCAATCCTTGTTTTTTTACTTGCAGTCATTACAGATGCTTTTGATGGATATTTTGCCAGGAAATTAGGAGTTTCATCAGATTATGGCGCATATTTTGATATAACTGCAGATTTTATTCTTGTTTTAGTCGCATTCTTAACATTCATAATTATTGGAATCTATCCCTACTGGCTGCTGCTTCTCATAATTTTAGTATTTTTGCAGTTTATACTTACATCAAAGCTTAAGGTCTTAGTATATGATCCAGTAGGTAAATATTATGGAGCTTTCCTTTTTGCGGTGATTCTAGTTACGTTAATATCACCACCCATTTTTTACGGATTTTTACTCATAGCTACTCTTTTATTTACCATATTATCATTGATAAGCAGGTATTTATTCTTTATTTTTCGAAAAACAGTTGAAAAATAA
- the hdrC gene encoding CoB--CoM heterodisulfide reductase subunit C — protein MRSLKKLKNFLTGGEAEKEEDENKSESEMSEIVEEEKKPVESETKQQTAPAVEEVKKEPVVEEKPSEVEVKTETIEEKPTIEEKPVVEEAEPVVEEETTIEEVEPVAEAETAVEENVEEPAAPKEAEVIEETKKDEPKPKGSGSMSLLNKEENLIRAEEVEPGFKQEIIDAGAETVALCYQCGTCTGSCPSGKRTPYRIRNIIRKSLMGLKTEVLNDETIWECVTCYACQERCPRGVAIVDVVKIIRNMQSKAGKMAQAHKMTGVFVLKTGHGVPINDATMALRKRVGLNELPPTTHEYPEALEEVRTILKKTGFDSLIGYNWETGEIE, from the coding sequence ATGAGAAGCTTAAAGAAACTAAAAAATTTTTTAACTGGGGGAGAGGCAGAGAAAGAGGAAGATGAAAATAAATCTGAATCTGAAATGTCAGAAATCGTCGAAGAGGAAAAAAAACCAGTTGAATCAGAGACAAAACAACAAACTGCCCCTGCAGTAGAAGAAGTTAAAAAAGAACCTGTTGTAGAAGAAAAACCTTCTGAAGTTGAAGTTAAAACTGAGACTATTGAAGAAAAGCCTACAATAGAAGAAAAACCTGTTGTGGAGGAAGCTGAACCTGTTGTAGAAGAAGAAACTACAATAGAAGAAGTTGAACCCGTTGCAGAAGCTGAAACTGCTGTAGAAGAAAATGTTGAAGAACCTGCTGCTCCAAAAGAAGCAGAAGTCATTGAGGAAACTAAAAAAGACGAACCCAAACCCAAAGGAAGTGGAAGTATGAGTTTACTTAATAAAGAAGAGAACCTAATACGCGCTGAAGAAGTAGAGCCAGGATTTAAACAGGAAATAATAGATGCTGGTGCAGAAACCGTAGCTTTATGTTACCAGTGTGGTACTTGTACCGGATCATGCCCATCAGGAAAAAGAACCCCTTACAGGATAAGGAACATTATAAGAAAATCCCTCATGGGACTTAAAACTGAAGTTTTAAATGATGAAACAATCTGGGAATGTGTTACATGCTACGCATGCCAGGAAAGATGCCCAAGAGGTGTCGCAATTGTAGATGTCGTTAAAATTATAAGAAACATGCAGTCCAAAGCAGGAAAAATGGCACAGGCACACAAAATGACCGGAGTATTTGTATTAAAAACCGGACACGGTGTACCTATAAACGATGCTACAATGGCACTAAGAAAAAGAGTTGGATTAAACGAATTACCACCAACCACACACGAATACCCAGAAGCATTAGAAGAAGTAAGAACAATACTCAAGAAAACTGGATTTGACAGTTTAATAGGATACAACTGGGAAACAGGAGAAATAGAATAA
- the hdrB gene encoding CoB--CoM heterodisulfide reductase subunit B: MADFAYFLGCIMNNRYPGIEKASRVMFEKFGITLNDMEGASCCPAPGVFGSFDKTSWLSIAARNITIAEDMGMDIMTECNGCFGTLFETNHELAHDEAAKEKVNEILSEVGREYKGDIKVRHFAEVLYNDVGLDQIAAAVTSPLDGLNVAVHYGCHFLRPTADIEIDNAEKPTILDEIVEATGAKSVDYRDKMQCCGAGGGVRSRDLDVALDYTKDKLTNMEAAGADAIVNVCPFCHLQFDVGQTEIKKKTGDEFNIPVFHLAQFLGLAMGFNPEDLTVDVHQIAVDSALEQIAKLDEITGGE, encoded by the coding sequence ATGGCTGATTTCGCATATTTCTTAGGATGTATAATGAACAACAGATACCCTGGAATCGAAAAAGCATCAAGAGTGATGTTTGAAAAGTTCGGTATAACATTAAACGATATGGAAGGAGCTTCATGCTGTCCTGCACCAGGTGTATTTGGATCATTCGATAAAACTAGCTGGCTCTCAATAGCTGCAAGAAACATAACCATAGCTGAAGATATGGGAATGGACATAATGACCGAATGTAACGGATGTTTCGGTACATTATTTGAAACTAATCACGAACTTGCTCACGATGAAGCAGCAAAAGAAAAAGTTAATGAAATTCTCTCTGAAGTTGGAAGAGAATACAAAGGTGACATCAAAGTAAGACACTTTGCAGAAGTATTATACAACGATGTAGGCCTCGACCAAATAGCAGCTGCTGTTACAAGCCCATTAGACGGACTTAACGTTGCTGTACACTATGGATGCCACTTCTTAAGGCCAACAGCAGATATTGAAATAGACAACGCTGAGAAACCAACAATTTTAGATGAAATTGTAGAAGCAACCGGTGCAAAATCTGTAGACTACAGAGACAAAATGCAGTGCTGCGGTGCTGGTGGTGGAGTACGTTCAAGAGACTTAGATGTAGCTTTAGACTACACTAAAGACAAATTAACCAACATGGAAGCTGCTGGTGCAGACGCTATCGTAAACGTATGCCCATTCTGTCACTTACAGTTTGACGTAGGTCAGACCGAAATTAAAAAGAAAACCGGTGACGAATTCAACATACCTGTTTTCCACTTAGCTCAGTTTTTAGGTCTTGCAATGGGATTCAATCCTGAAGACTTAACTGTTGACGTTCACCAAATAGCTGTGGACTCTGCACTTGAACAAATAGCAAAATTAGACGAAATAACCGGCGGAGAATAA
- a CDS encoding DUF749 domain-containing protein has product MFIATLVGIFKFDELPQEYGPYVRYKASLEKKDIDEKEKIAILNISGTESYHVLFLDSYKSTAEIDEELKAADAKLNYNTKKILEGHL; this is encoded by the coding sequence TTGTTTATTGCTACACTGGTTGGAATATTTAAATTTGATGAATTACCACAAGAATATGGGCCATATGTAAGATATAAAGCTTCCCTTGAAAAGAAAGACATTGATGAAAAGGAAAAGATCGCCATTTTAAACATAAGCGGTACAGAAAGTTATCATGTTTTATTCTTAGATTCATATAAAAGTACAGCTGAAATAGACGAAGAACTAAAAGCAGCTGATGCAAAACTTAATTACAACACTAAAAAAATACTGGAAGGACACTTATGA